The stretch of DNA AGAAGAAAATTGAAAGTTCTAGTTCGGAGTCGAGCTCCGAGAGTGAGGATGAGGTGCCTGAGCCTGTCCGGAAAGCACCTTCCCAATTGAAAGAGGAAGATCAGCTGGTTCGGAAGTGGAATCAGGAAACTTATATAGAGCACGGAAAGTTGAAAATTGTGCCTATCACTGGACAAGTTAAAGAAGTTATCGAGAAGGACAAAAAGAAGAAGCAAAATGTCAAGGATTTGGATGAGAAATCGCGACTGGCGGATGAAAAAAGAAAGCAGGGTTTGACAAATCTGAACAGTGCTTACGAGCTGCAGAAATCAGCCATACAAGCCGCCCTTGCTGGTGGAATTAGTGTTAAGAGAAAAAAGATAGTTTTCGATGAGAATGGCTCGGAAGAACTAGGCTACAAAAAGGCTAAAATATCGCTGTTCGGTAATGAAGACGATGAGGACGGATTCAAGGCCAATTTCGCGGTGAAAAAAGAACTTTCATCAAACAGTAAGTAATGGCTACACTTTGGATTTTCGAGACATGTATTAATTTGTGCAACTTATTTTAGCCGAGAATGGTCAGAAACTATTCGAAATGCAAACACAATTCCAAGGAGATTCTCGCTTCAAATTGGACGAGCGCTTTTTAGCTGACGACGGTTCTGCTGTCGGCCGGAGcaagaaaaaaatgctggacaAGGAAAAGGCATCTTTTGTATCAGGTGACAACAAAGCTAACAATCAGGAAAGGAAGAAACAACTTGAAATTCTCTCAAAAGTAACTGGGAAAAATATTCAGGATCAAAACCAATTCCGAAAGGAAGAACCAGGTGGTAAATCAATGCAACGCTTCGAGCCACCCACGCAAAACAAAGTTAAAAAAGAGAAGAAGCTAACGGAAGAGGATATACTAGAAACAAAGAGAGCCATTCGACCGGAAGACAGCTTTCAAGTTTCGGAGGATAAGTTTTATAACGTGTCGGATAATTTGACGCAAGCTCTCGGCGTTGGTTCCTCTGGTGGATTCAGTTTGTTGCAGATGTTTGGGAAAGCTGTTTCAGCGAATAGCGACAACGAAGAAGAAGCGAAACCACAAGTAAAATCGGAGAAGCCAGTTCTTAAAGATACCCGCTTCAGGTATGAATCCTCTGCCAGTGAGGACGAAGAAGATCAACAAGAGCAACAGGTAGAAAACGTAAACAATGACCTAACAGTTGCTCAGGAAGACGAAgccaagaaaaagaaaaagaaggcAGGTTATTTTTCCAAGCAAGGCGTTTGGAAGGAGAATTTCTTTTTTCTGCCCAATGATGCTCGTTTGGAAGAGGGGAGGAAATTTTTCGTTGAGTTTGCGGGTTCGGTAGGAGAAGCCAATACCGAAAAGGACACGCAACTCCAAGATATTCGAAAGGTATTCAAAAAACGTAGAATGCGGGAAACTAAGATTGTGAACCAAATGCGAGCAAAACGCGGCTTGAAACTGAtgaagagaaaataaaatttatttttgttcatacattttatctactacttattatAACTGTGTTTTAGTTATTGGTCCTTTAAAGTTTAtctggtactttcgtattagcgtcagcggagccgaaatacaatagatagcaattttattgtaCACACTGGCACTCAGATATCTTTTGTATTGTTAGTGCCTTGTTGTATGCAGTGTTGTCattttttagtgctacgaaaatgcgtatttgggATTTGAGGTATTTAAGTGTAAACGCCACCGGAGCGctattttcattatgaattggtttttcttaattaaatttattctgaggtcaacgtAATGGACACATAGTCCCCATCAATCGAGGATAGGGAACAGAGGTGGCcctaagccgccgaggtgacccAATCCGAGCTGGCCGCCGACCcgtcgtcggaagcggcggcctttcataaacaaacctgtgttccatcgattgccgggttagtttgaaacattggAGACGGAAAAGAAGAATAAAGAAGTTGTTATGTATTCGTGCTTATGCAAACTTAAGCAACCGATGCAAACTGAACATCGGCCGAATTCATTATATTTAAGGTAGTGGTGAATAAACGGAAATTGATGCgtaattaaaaaatgaaattacagATTCACAAGTTGATTGAAGTTGACTGATTCAATTTTACTTTgtgtttgtttacatgaaaagagGTGACACGAACGCTAGATTGTGATTTCAAATTAGCAGACTGCGCCGGGCAAATGTTTTagcacaaaacgcaagcaaagacagctgatgagaagcaacgcacaacgcggcattctgttacCACTTTTAAAGAATTTATGAAATCTTGGATCTTTTATCGAGAGGAGTATTTTTGACGAATTGCTCTCCTATTTCTCCTATATATAAGGAGAAATGTTCGGTGGGATTAATTCGAAACCCCATGCATTAAACtatcgggtttttcaataagagcgctacagTTTGCGagtaaaacaaaaacggttttggatatcaatgaaattctttattcgtgtgaaagtacatttgattccgttatgtatggaactcgatttcttttgcatggcaaccacgggcacgcttgcagaagtccagacgctgaacccaattttcaatggttttcaagcataaatcggccgatactgctgcaatttcaggttcgatattcgtacgaagttcatcaatcgtagCGTGCTTggtggcatagaccatagacttgacgtagccccacaggaaatagtctaacggtatcaaatcgcacgaccgaggcggccaattgactgggccatttcgtgagataacacgctcaccaaacttggtttttaataaatcgattgttaaattcgctgtgtggcttgtggtGCCATCCTGTTGAAACCATATATTGTCCAAATCCATATCATCTgtttcgggccaaaaatattgggttatcattgagcggtagcgattcccattcacagcaACGTatcggtcttgatcatcacggaagaagtacggcccaatggcgccgccggaccataaaccgcaccaagccgtgattttttcgggatgcaatggtgactcatagagtacgtgtggattgctgcctgaccaataacgcatattttgcatattgacgaagccattcagccagaaatgagccgcATTGCtcaagatgatttttcgatgaaaatccggatcattttcaagttgttgctcagctcAATTCATGAACATAAGACGCTTCTGGTGGTTGAGCgacttcagttcttgcgtcaatttgatcttgtaaggatgtaggccaagatcttttcgcaaaattcgccacaacaaCGTCACAGGGATGTCCAACGTTTGAGAACAACGTGttagagactgatttgggtcttccttaATTGATGCGCTGGGGGCAGCAACATTCTAGACACTACGAGCACTTAGTACGGGAAAATTTTGTACTACGTCTTTGGATTCAAACTTTTCCACTAGACGCTTAATTGTTGATCTgacaggacgattatgacgaccataaattgaaCGTAGTGCTCTTAAAGTTGAgcccattgactccgaatttcggtagtaaattttaataacctCGACTGGTTGTTGGATcatatatctttccattatgaaatggcaaaccttactgaagagaaatgtcaagagagcgggaaaaaatatgaagttgtttgctgtccctatcggtctacttttgtagcgtccctattcaAATACCCGTTATGAATCAAATTCACTAAATTACAAAAACATAAATTTGATTACATTCTTTTAGCTATGCGCATTCAAAAAAAATGACTGaccattattcattattttttttaattaatctaGTGATTAAtgcaaaaacgtaaacgatcggtgagacatctggattttgtttttgaactaataaaatgatgctaatgtaacctaaaactcaaaaacaaaacacgtatattttacttccgggctttccaaggtagttctcacatgcaggaatcgtgcatttttctacttgtgtttgattgtgctctcgaatttccttctttgattcaaccattgccaacatttttatagttttcactactgaaagaggtaaataaataacatgttatatataaaattgcgcagaattaaatttcttacaacatggaaaaatttaaaaccatcatcacttttaccgcagcgccgcctaggtgtagatttgtacgttagatcgccaatatcgGAAAATATGGTGTTGGTCTCCTTGGCCGAGGCAATATCATTATGCAACATGAATCTGTAGTATCTCAACCGTATTAACTACCTCTCACTATACTTATCTTGGATCTGATATACTACACCTATTAAACAAACATTGTACACCATATATACATTCAAAGCGGCAATCAACGGCATTCGTATTTGGGCATTCAGGCAGGCTTCACGTATTTCATTGTACTCCTTCCAAGTTAATCTGCGCGACACTACAGAATCTACAAATTATAAGCAACAGGACttttatttttagtgaaatctcGATTGTGCAACAGTGCTCTGACCTTTTTTTACTCGATAAAAGTGGTAAGGGAGATGGGgctaagacggacatgttaaggaaaacttcaattgtattgtatgtttcataaaaatgggtttttcatatttttactgaaattgaaaCAAACTGAAATATAGAACaattttatcgatgcgggtataatggacatgtagtggggggaatatggacaggccaataatatacgaagcgtagaagtttatcgctcgcgagaagAATAATtgagctctctctcagtgtttgtgcgtccagtaactgaaatagaataaAAAGAGAAAgcgatataaaaaagagttcaatattattcccttcactttccatcatgcattggatgtgattttggatgtgactgtccatttcaaccccaccagtgcaattatttcaataatttaaattcagGGAAaaaggggaggggggggggaatttggactacctaagcaaatcgcctaatatttccaaaccaatacggtctaaatcaaaaatgttacattgtatactgagctacacttgttttcgctcaatcaataatgttttatCATTATATCAAACTTCAAACTatgtaccaaatatatcataaattaaaagagatgatttttgaacattcaagtttgatgcggggtgatttggtccagtgtatgTTTCATctaaaaaacatacttaagtttatataaagtattttgggataatgttacaatcagtaacagtgttttaggatcgataccaggtgtcttggccagattccagaccagaaattGGATTGActccatctcgaattctgcatgaatcttttcactgttgttcgagcattttcgaacactttcgttgttggtcaaagaaaatccgttcttgatggcctgagtatccgtgacatctggaatcaTCTGGAATCATCTGAAAACATCTGGaattagatcaaagaaaagcctcaaacctgtaggaccaattcaccccaaagaaacgtgtccatgtcaccccacacaacatgcaaaaattaaaatgcaattaatttcattttctgttattaaacttacagtttcgctgcatcaaattgttcctcttctgtagacaaacagaactttactgcacaatacacgaaaagtttgtttaatcaacgGGAAAAATcttggtccaaatcaccccgtatgaccaactcaccccgtgttaccctaccacttacgaaagaatttacttttccatacacacctaatatcgcttctctgtcaactcacaaaccgaaatataatcatcagcaaattcaattttgcaattaaatcaCTCataatgcttaatatcgaagctgcAAAAATTCCATCTACACGCGGAaccatgtttgattttcggtttttgt from Toxorhynchites rutilus septentrionalis strain SRP chromosome 3, ASM2978413v1, whole genome shotgun sequence encodes:
- the LOC129776646 gene encoding probable RNA-binding protein CG14230, coding for MPLQRLFVGNIPSGTTEQELRQEFESYGPVEAIDLKSKPNATNVDSLDTFAFINIELDDRTLRSCITEFRQQQYRGVYLNVSKAKESFLDRLKREREEAEAAKQSSGVLNPYKKFDNEPKPVEEAKPLPVLPTIKKKIESSSSESSSESEDEVPEPVRKAPSQLKEEDQLVRKWNQETYIEHGKLKIVPITGQVKEVIEKDKKKKQNVKDLDEKSRLADEKRKQGLTNLNSAYELQKSAIQAALAGGISVKRKKIVFDENGSEELGYKKAKISLFGNEDDEDGFKANFAVKKELSSNTENGQKLFEMQTQFQGDSRFKLDERFLADDGSAVGRSKKKMLDKEKASFVSGDNKANNQERKKQLEILSKVTGKNIQDQNQFRKEEPGGKSMQRFEPPTQNKVKKEKKLTEEDILETKRAIRPEDSFQVSEDKFYNVSDNLTQALGVGSSGGFSLLQMFGKAVSANSDNEEEAKPQVKSEKPVLKDTRFRYESSASEDEEDQQEQQVENVNNDLTVAQEDEAKKKKKKAGYFSKQGVWKENFFFLPNDARLEEGRKFFVEFAGSVGEANTEKDTQLQDIRKVFKKRRMRETKIVNQMRAKRGLKLMKRK